One window from the genome of Nicotiana sylvestris chromosome 9, ASM39365v2, whole genome shotgun sequence encodes:
- the LOC104243282 gene encoding rust resistance kinase Lr10-like isoform X3 codes for MSGGTKFLSVLTILIFLQLSDTPFAEQNQQCAPSSCGHIKNISYPFRLKNDPKHCGDEKYELSCEGNRPIFTMFMTNWNGSLNYYVQAINYDNSTIRLVDPGENSRDVRCVDYTCKVYNFRFFKTVCVTQRHVLRVLESFIPWILPIFGVSAVARIVLLPCIFVFLVIELRRRHLSIFDAIESFLHSRNNFMPIRYPYSSIRKMTRNFKEKLGQGGYGSVYKGKLQSGPNVAVKILTKPKADGQDFINEVATIGRIHHVNVVQLIGYCAERSKRALVYDFMPNGSLDKYITPREGGTLLSWQRKSEIALGVARGIEYLHRGCDIQILHFDIKPHNILLDENFVPKISDFGLAKLYPTDNSIVTLTAARGTIGYVAPELINRSIGPISYKADVYSFGMLLIEIAGMKGNSAAREDMSSQYFPHWIYDQFDKEKEIEVLDETHDDEMIIKKLTLVALWCIQMNPLDRPSMTKVVEMLEGELQALQTPPRPFESLQPSPLEFNLSSSLGSTESMILVENCSDSAKVDVIIG; via the exons ATGTCTGGAGGAACCAAGTTTCTTTCAGTTCTTACAATTCTCATCTTCTTGCAGCTCTCTGACACCCCATTTGCCGAACAGAACCAGCAGTGTGCACCTTCTAGTTGTGGGCATATTAAGAACATCAGCTACCCCTTTCGATTGAAAAATGACCCAAAGCATTGTGGCGACGAAAAGTATGAATTGAGCTGTGAAGGGAATCGCCCCATATTCACCATGTTTATGACAAATTGGAATGGGTCCCTGAACTACTATGTGCAAGCCATCAATTATGATAACTCCACTATCCGCCTTGTAGATCCTG GTGAAAATTCAAGGGATGTTCGCTGTGTGGATTACACCTGCAAGGTTTACAATTTTAGATTCTTCAAAACCGTATGTG TTACTCAAAGACATGTTCTCCGTGTTCTTGAAA GCTTCATTCCATGGATACTTCCCATATTTG GGGTTAGTGCTGTGGCAAGAATCGTACTACTCCCATGCATATTTGTGTTTCTAGTGATTGAATTACGAAGAAGGCATTTGTCGATCTTTGATGCAATTGAAAGTTTCCTACATAGTAGAAACAATTTCATGCCCATTCGATACCCGTACTCCAGCATAAGGAAGATGACTAGGAATTTCAAAGAGAAACTAGGCCAAGGAGGTTATGGTTCAGTATATAAAGGCAAGCTTCAAAGTGGTCCTAATGTGGCAGTGAAGATCTTGACCAAGCCCAAAGCTGATGGGCAAGACTTCATCAACGAGGTTGCCACAATCGGAAGGATTCATCATGTTAACGTGGTACAACTTATTGGCTATTGTGCTGAGAGATCTAAACGTGCCCTCGTATATGACTTCATGCCTAATGGATCACTTGACAAGTACATCACACCCCGAGAAGGAGGAACTCTACTTAGCTGGCAAAGAAAGTCTGAAATTGCTCTTGGAGTTGCTCGAGGTATTGAATATTTGCATCGAGGTTGTGACATACAAATTCTACATTTTGACATCAAGCCGCACAACATACTTTTGGATGAAAATTTCGTTCCAAAAATTTCTGACTTTGGTCTTGCTAAATTATACCCCACGGATAACAGCATTGTTACTCTAACAGCAGCAAGGGGAACAATCGGATATGTAGCTCCAGAACTCATCAACAGAAGCATTGGTCCTATATCTTATAAGGCAGATGTTTATAGCTTTGGAATGTTACTGATTGAGATAGCAGGTATGAAAGGAAACTCGGCAGCAAGAGAGGATATGTCAAGCCAGTATTTTCCACATTGGATCTATGATCAATTCGACAAGGAAAAGGAAATTGAAGTACTAGACGAGACGCATGATGATGAAATGATCATAAAGAAGCTAACTTTAGTTGCTTTGTGGTGCATACAAATGAATCCACTCGATCGTCCGTCAATGACTAAAGTAGTTGAAATGCTTGAAGGTGAATTACAGGCTTTGCAAACGCCTCCTAGGCCTTTTGAATCACTGCAACCATCTCCGTTGGAATTCAATCTGAGTTCTTCACTAGGTTCAACTGAGTCTATGATTTTGGTTGAGAATTGTTCTGATTCTGCAAAAGTAGATGTAATTATTGGTTGA
- the LOC104243283 gene encoding rust resistance kinase Lr10-like isoform X2, whose protein sequence is MGNNYLQLRWSNPKCSYCEGLGKDCGFKNYTKQLRTQCLDRPYTTKAGKLEEPLIAGGVLGLILLGIIMLALYEFYSSSKIERENQARVEKFLEDYRALRPTRYTYADLKKVTNLFQERLGEGAYGVVYKGTLSNEIHVAVKVLNDSIGNGEEFINEVAAMGKIHHFNVVRLVGYCADGFRNALVYEYLPNQTLDKLIFPASSKDRIILNWKKLQDIAMGIGKGLEYLHQGCDQQILHFDIKPQNILLDHNLNPKISDFGLAKLCSKEKSAVTMTEARGTMGYIAPEVLSSNFGKASHKSDVYSFGMMLHEMVGGRKNFDAKASNSQVNFPEWIHQQLNEGEELKIRIEEDDDIIIVRKLAIIGLWCIQWNATDRPSIKVVTQMLEGDGSNLTIPPPFTARYTTHVGAGLVECPSREELREISELE, encoded by the exons ATGGGAAACAATtaccttcaactccgttggtcaAATCCGAAATGTAGCTACTGTGAAGGTCTTGGAAAGGATTGTGGCTTCAAGAACTATACTAAGCAACTGAGAACCCAGTGTCTTGACCGACCATACACTACAAAAG CTGGCAAATTAGAGGAACCACTGATTGCAG GTGGAGTTCTAGGTCTTATTCTTTTGGGAATTATTATGTTGGCACTCTATGAGTTTTATAGCTCAAGCAAAATCGAAAGAGAGAATCAAGCGAGAGTTGAAAAGTTTCTGGAAGACTACAGAGCTCTCAGGCCTACTAGATATACTTACGCAGATCTTAAGAAGGTAACGAATCTGTTTCAGGAAAGATTGGGAGAGGGAGCTTACGGGGTTGTTTATAAAGGAACACTATCTAATGAAATTCATGTTGCTGTCAAAGTGCTAAATGACTCCATAGGAAATGGGGAAGAATTTATTAATGAAGTTGCAGCAATGGGAAAAATCCACCACTTCAATGTGGTTCGCCTAGTTGGCTATTGTGCTGATGGATTCAGAAACGCTCTCGTGTATGAATATTTGCCAAATCAGACACTTGACAAACTCATTTTTCCAGCAAGTTCCAAAGATCGCATTATCCTTAATTGGAAGAAGCTTCAAGATATTGCTATGGGTATAGGGAAAGGACTGGAGTATCTTCATCAAGGATGTGACCAACAAATCCTTCATTTCGATATCAAACCCCAAAATATTCTGTTAGACCATAACTTGAACCCAAAGATATCTGATTTTGGTCTTGCCAAGTTATGCTCTAAAGAGAAAAGTGCTGTAACCATGACTGAAGCTAGAGGAACCATGGGTTATATTGCACCAGAAGTATTATCCAGCAATTTTGGAAAAGCATCTCATAAATCTGATGTCTATAGCTTTGGAATGATGCTACATGAAATGGTTGGAGGAAGGAAGAATTTTGACGCAAAGGCCAGTAATAGCCAAGTGAACTTTCCTGAGTGGATTCATCAACAGTTGAATGAAGGAGAAGAGTTGAAAATCAGGATAGAGGAAGATGATGATATCATAATTGTAAGGAAATTGGCTATTATAGGACTTTGGTGCATCCAGTGGAATGCAACGGATCGACCCTCCATCAAAGTTGTTACTCAAATGCTAGAAGGAGATGGGAGCAATCTAACTATCCCTCCACCTTTTACAGCAAGATACACCACCCACGTAGGAGCTGGACTGGTGGAATGCCCTTCTAGAGAAGAGTTGAGAGAAATATCAGAACTAGAATGA
- the LOC104243283 gene encoding rust resistance kinase Lr10-like isoform X1, giving the protein MTIFFLLHLLLINIVFFAMAGKGAYDCKESRCGSDGPSLHFPFRLQHQPEYCGYPGFELFCDSKNKTILTLSNSVRLSVEEIDYMFQQIRLYDPERCLILKLVHLNLSTSPFFLTDEPYSPADYSVFKCSGITAGYWGQQPCASDKAIVGIYSSWSLDELPPATCKKILEIPSVPYSMGNNYLQLRWSNPKCSYCEGLGKDCGFKNYTKQLRTQCLDRPYTTKAGKLEEPLIAGGVLGLILLGIIMLALYEFYSSSKIERENQARVEKFLEDYRALRPTRYTYADLKKVTNLFQERLGEGAYGVVYKGTLSNEIHVAVKVLNDSIGNGEEFINEVAAMGKIHHFNVVRLVGYCADGFRNALVYEYLPNQTLDKLIFPASSKDRIILNWKKLQDIAMGIGKGLEYLHQGCDQQILHFDIKPQNILLDHNLNPKISDFGLAKLCSKEKSAVTMTEARGTMGYIAPEVLSSNFGKASHKSDVYSFGMMLHEMVGGRKNFDAKASNSQVNFPEWIHQQLNEGEELKIRIEEDDDIIIVRKLAIIGLWCIQWNATDRPSIKVVTQMLEGDGSNLTIPPPFTARYTTHVGAGLVECPSREELREISELE; this is encoded by the exons ATGACCATCTTTTTCCTCTTGCACTTACTTCTCATCAACATAGTATTTTTTGCTATGGCCGGTAAAGGAGCATATGATTGCAAAGAGTCCAGGTGTGGAAGTGATGGCCCTAGCCTTCATTTTCCCTTCAGGCTTCAACATCAGCCCGAATATTGTGGCTATCCTGGATTCGAGTTATTTTGTGACAGCAAAAACAAAACTATACTCACCCTTTCCAATTCAGTTAGACTGTCTGTTGAAGAAATTGATTATATGTTTCAGCAGATTCGCCTTTATGATCCTGAACGTTGTCTTATTCTTAAGCTAGTCCACCTTAATTTATCAACATCTCCTTTCTTTTTAACTGATGAACCCTATTCACCAGCTGACTATTCAGTTTTCAAATGTTCTGGTATCACAGCAGGTTATTGGGGCCAACAACCTTGTGCCTCTGACAAAGCAATAGTTGGTATTTACTCCTCATGGTCTTTGGATGAACTCCCCCCTGCAACTTGCAAAAAGATTCTCGAAATTCCATCTGTTCCCTACAGTATGGGAAACAATtaccttcaactccgttggtcaAATCCGAAATGTAGCTACTGTGAAGGTCTTGGAAAGGATTGTGGCTTCAAGAACTATACTAAGCAACTGAGAACCCAGTGTCTTGACCGACCATACACTACAAAAG CTGGCAAATTAGAGGAACCACTGATTGCAG GTGGAGTTCTAGGTCTTATTCTTTTGGGAATTATTATGTTGGCACTCTATGAGTTTTATAGCTCAAGCAAAATCGAAAGAGAGAATCAAGCGAGAGTTGAAAAGTTTCTGGAAGACTACAGAGCTCTCAGGCCTACTAGATATACTTACGCAGATCTTAAGAAGGTAACGAATCTGTTTCAGGAAAGATTGGGAGAGGGAGCTTACGGGGTTGTTTATAAAGGAACACTATCTAATGAAATTCATGTTGCTGTCAAAGTGCTAAATGACTCCATAGGAAATGGGGAAGAATTTATTAATGAAGTTGCAGCAATGGGAAAAATCCACCACTTCAATGTGGTTCGCCTAGTTGGCTATTGTGCTGATGGATTCAGAAACGCTCTCGTGTATGAATATTTGCCAAATCAGACACTTGACAAACTCATTTTTCCAGCAAGTTCCAAAGATCGCATTATCCTTAATTGGAAGAAGCTTCAAGATATTGCTATGGGTATAGGGAAAGGACTGGAGTATCTTCATCAAGGATGTGACCAACAAATCCTTCATTTCGATATCAAACCCCAAAATATTCTGTTAGACCATAACTTGAACCCAAAGATATCTGATTTTGGTCTTGCCAAGTTATGCTCTAAAGAGAAAAGTGCTGTAACCATGACTGAAGCTAGAGGAACCATGGGTTATATTGCACCAGAAGTATTATCCAGCAATTTTGGAAAAGCATCTCATAAATCTGATGTCTATAGCTTTGGAATGATGCTACATGAAATGGTTGGAGGAAGGAAGAATTTTGACGCAAAGGCCAGTAATAGCCAAGTGAACTTTCCTGAGTGGATTCATCAACAGTTGAATGAAGGAGAAGAGTTGAAAATCAGGATAGAGGAAGATGATGATATCATAATTGTAAGGAAATTGGCTATTATAGGACTTTGGTGCATCCAGTGGAATGCAACGGATCGACCCTCCATCAAAGTTGTTACTCAAATGCTAGAAGGAGATGGGAGCAATCTAACTATCCCTCCACCTTTTACAGCAAGATACACCACCCACGTAGGAGCTGGACTGGTGGAATGCCCTTCTAGAGAAGAGTTGAGAGAAATATCAGAACTAGAATGA
- the LOC104243282 gene encoding rust resistance kinase Lr10-like isoform X1 — MSGGTKFLSVLTILIFLQLSDTPFAEQNQQCAPSSCGHIKNISYPFRLKNDPKHCGDEKYELSCEGNRPIFTMFMTNWNGSLNYYVQAINYDNSTIRLVDPGIREQLLCSLPQHSITFYTLPFQFGFTKPDGSSAFLAVPITIFSCPFAMNSPAFVEITNCLNKSDASKGHAYAAMGKLSPSNLRVGCTVNLMSMTSWPIDDANVYISILGLHNALAYGFELSWFRDIYCNKCGFNFGCEGENSRDVRCVDYTCKVYNFRFFKTVCVTQRHVLRVLESFIPWILPIFGVSAVARIVLLPCIFVFLVIELRRRHLSIFDAIESFLHSRNNFMPIRYPYSSIRKMTRNFKEKLGQGGYGSVYKGKLQSGPNVAVKILTKPKADGQDFINEVATIGRIHHVNVVQLIGYCAERSKRALVYDFMPNGSLDKYITPREGGTLLSWQRKSEIALGVARGIEYLHRGCDIQILHFDIKPHNILLDENFVPKISDFGLAKLYPTDNSIVTLTAARGTIGYVAPELINRSIGPISYKADVYSFGMLLIEIAGMKGNSAAREDMSSQYFPHWIYDQFDKEKEIEVLDETHDDEMIIKKLTLVALWCIQMNPLDRPSMTKVVEMLEGELQALQTPPRPFESLQPSPLEFNLSSSLGSTESMILVENCSDSAKVDVIIG, encoded by the exons ATGTCTGGAGGAACCAAGTTTCTTTCAGTTCTTACAATTCTCATCTTCTTGCAGCTCTCTGACACCCCATTTGCCGAACAGAACCAGCAGTGTGCACCTTCTAGTTGTGGGCATATTAAGAACATCAGCTACCCCTTTCGATTGAAAAATGACCCAAAGCATTGTGGCGACGAAAAGTATGAATTGAGCTGTGAAGGGAATCGCCCCATATTCACCATGTTTATGACAAATTGGAATGGGTCCCTGAACTACTATGTGCAAGCCATCAATTATGATAACTCCACTATCCGCCTTGTAGATCCTGGTATAAGAGAACAACTTCTTTGCTCTCTTCCTCAGCATTCAATTACGTTTTACACTCTCCCTTTTCAATTTGGTTTTACTAAACCTGATGGTTCTTCTGCTTTTTTAGCTGTGCCAATCACTATTTTCAGCTGTCCATTTGCCATGAATTCTCCCGCCTTTGTGGAAATCACTAATTGTCTCAACAAGAGTGATGCTTCCAAGGGACACGCCTATGCAGCCATGGGCAAATTATCACCATCTAATTTGAGAGTGGGGTGTACTGTAAACCTCATGTCAATGACTTCATGGCCTATTGATGATGCAAATGTTTATATTTCAATCTTAGGGCTGCATAATGCTTTGGCATATGGGTTTGAACTTTCATGGTTTCGTGACATTTACTGTAACAAGTGCGGCTTTAATTTTGGTTGCGAAGGTGAAAATTCAAGGGATGTTCGCTGTGTGGATTACACCTGCAAGGTTTACAATTTTAGATTCTTCAAAACCGTATGTG TTACTCAAAGACATGTTCTCCGTGTTCTTGAAA GCTTCATTCCATGGATACTTCCCATATTTG GGGTTAGTGCTGTGGCAAGAATCGTACTACTCCCATGCATATTTGTGTTTCTAGTGATTGAATTACGAAGAAGGCATTTGTCGATCTTTGATGCAATTGAAAGTTTCCTACATAGTAGAAACAATTTCATGCCCATTCGATACCCGTACTCCAGCATAAGGAAGATGACTAGGAATTTCAAAGAGAAACTAGGCCAAGGAGGTTATGGTTCAGTATATAAAGGCAAGCTTCAAAGTGGTCCTAATGTGGCAGTGAAGATCTTGACCAAGCCCAAAGCTGATGGGCAAGACTTCATCAACGAGGTTGCCACAATCGGAAGGATTCATCATGTTAACGTGGTACAACTTATTGGCTATTGTGCTGAGAGATCTAAACGTGCCCTCGTATATGACTTCATGCCTAATGGATCACTTGACAAGTACATCACACCCCGAGAAGGAGGAACTCTACTTAGCTGGCAAAGAAAGTCTGAAATTGCTCTTGGAGTTGCTCGAGGTATTGAATATTTGCATCGAGGTTGTGACATACAAATTCTACATTTTGACATCAAGCCGCACAACATACTTTTGGATGAAAATTTCGTTCCAAAAATTTCTGACTTTGGTCTTGCTAAATTATACCCCACGGATAACAGCATTGTTACTCTAACAGCAGCAAGGGGAACAATCGGATATGTAGCTCCAGAACTCATCAACAGAAGCATTGGTCCTATATCTTATAAGGCAGATGTTTATAGCTTTGGAATGTTACTGATTGAGATAGCAGGTATGAAAGGAAACTCGGCAGCAAGAGAGGATATGTCAAGCCAGTATTTTCCACATTGGATCTATGATCAATTCGACAAGGAAAAGGAAATTGAAGTACTAGACGAGACGCATGATGATGAAATGATCATAAAGAAGCTAACTTTAGTTGCTTTGTGGTGCATACAAATGAATCCACTCGATCGTCCGTCAATGACTAAAGTAGTTGAAATGCTTGAAGGTGAATTACAGGCTTTGCAAACGCCTCCTAGGCCTTTTGAATCACTGCAACCATCTCCGTTGGAATTCAATCTGAGTTCTTCACTAGGTTCAACTGAGTCTATGATTTTGGTTGAGAATTGTTCTGATTCTGCAAAAGTAGATGTAATTATTGGTTGA
- the LOC104243282 gene encoding rust resistance kinase Lr10-like isoform X2 has protein sequence MSGGTKFLSVLTILIFLQLSDTPFAEQNQQCAPSSCGHIKNISYPFRLKNDPKHCGDEKYELSCEGNRPIFTMFMTNWNGSLNYYVQAINYDNSTIRLVDPAVPITIFSCPFAMNSPAFVEITNCLNKSDASKGHAYAAMGKLSPSNLRVGCTVNLMSMTSWPIDDANVYISILGLHNALAYGFELSWFRDIYCNKCGFNFGCEGENSRDVRCVDYTCKVYNFRFFKTVCVTQRHVLRVLESFIPWILPIFGVSAVARIVLLPCIFVFLVIELRRRHLSIFDAIESFLHSRNNFMPIRYPYSSIRKMTRNFKEKLGQGGYGSVYKGKLQSGPNVAVKILTKPKADGQDFINEVATIGRIHHVNVVQLIGYCAERSKRALVYDFMPNGSLDKYITPREGGTLLSWQRKSEIALGVARGIEYLHRGCDIQILHFDIKPHNILLDENFVPKISDFGLAKLYPTDNSIVTLTAARGTIGYVAPELINRSIGPISYKADVYSFGMLLIEIAGMKGNSAAREDMSSQYFPHWIYDQFDKEKEIEVLDETHDDEMIIKKLTLVALWCIQMNPLDRPSMTKVVEMLEGELQALQTPPRPFESLQPSPLEFNLSSSLGSTESMILVENCSDSAKVDVIIG, from the exons ATGTCTGGAGGAACCAAGTTTCTTTCAGTTCTTACAATTCTCATCTTCTTGCAGCTCTCTGACACCCCATTTGCCGAACAGAACCAGCAGTGTGCACCTTCTAGTTGTGGGCATATTAAGAACATCAGCTACCCCTTTCGATTGAAAAATGACCCAAAGCATTGTGGCGACGAAAAGTATGAATTGAGCTGTGAAGGGAATCGCCCCATATTCACCATGTTTATGACAAATTGGAATGGGTCCCTGAACTACTATGTGCAAGCCATCAATTATGATAACTCCACTATCCGCCTTGTAGATCCTG CTGTGCCAATCACTATTTTCAGCTGTCCATTTGCCATGAATTCTCCCGCCTTTGTGGAAATCACTAATTGTCTCAACAAGAGTGATGCTTCCAAGGGACACGCCTATGCAGCCATGGGCAAATTATCACCATCTAATTTGAGAGTGGGGTGTACTGTAAACCTCATGTCAATGACTTCATGGCCTATTGATGATGCAAATGTTTATATTTCAATCTTAGGGCTGCATAATGCTTTGGCATATGGGTTTGAACTTTCATGGTTTCGTGACATTTACTGTAACAAGTGCGGCTTTAATTTTGGTTGCGAAGGTGAAAATTCAAGGGATGTTCGCTGTGTGGATTACACCTGCAAGGTTTACAATTTTAGATTCTTCAAAACCGTATGTG TTACTCAAAGACATGTTCTCCGTGTTCTTGAAA GCTTCATTCCATGGATACTTCCCATATTTG GGGTTAGTGCTGTGGCAAGAATCGTACTACTCCCATGCATATTTGTGTTTCTAGTGATTGAATTACGAAGAAGGCATTTGTCGATCTTTGATGCAATTGAAAGTTTCCTACATAGTAGAAACAATTTCATGCCCATTCGATACCCGTACTCCAGCATAAGGAAGATGACTAGGAATTTCAAAGAGAAACTAGGCCAAGGAGGTTATGGTTCAGTATATAAAGGCAAGCTTCAAAGTGGTCCTAATGTGGCAGTGAAGATCTTGACCAAGCCCAAAGCTGATGGGCAAGACTTCATCAACGAGGTTGCCACAATCGGAAGGATTCATCATGTTAACGTGGTACAACTTATTGGCTATTGTGCTGAGAGATCTAAACGTGCCCTCGTATATGACTTCATGCCTAATGGATCACTTGACAAGTACATCACACCCCGAGAAGGAGGAACTCTACTTAGCTGGCAAAGAAAGTCTGAAATTGCTCTTGGAGTTGCTCGAGGTATTGAATATTTGCATCGAGGTTGTGACATACAAATTCTACATTTTGACATCAAGCCGCACAACATACTTTTGGATGAAAATTTCGTTCCAAAAATTTCTGACTTTGGTCTTGCTAAATTATACCCCACGGATAACAGCATTGTTACTCTAACAGCAGCAAGGGGAACAATCGGATATGTAGCTCCAGAACTCATCAACAGAAGCATTGGTCCTATATCTTATAAGGCAGATGTTTATAGCTTTGGAATGTTACTGATTGAGATAGCAGGTATGAAAGGAAACTCGGCAGCAAGAGAGGATATGTCAAGCCAGTATTTTCCACATTGGATCTATGATCAATTCGACAAGGAAAAGGAAATTGAAGTACTAGACGAGACGCATGATGATGAAATGATCATAAAGAAGCTAACTTTAGTTGCTTTGTGGTGCATACAAATGAATCCACTCGATCGTCCGTCAATGACTAAAGTAGTTGAAATGCTTGAAGGTGAATTACAGGCTTTGCAAACGCCTCCTAGGCCTTTTGAATCACTGCAACCATCTCCGTTGGAATTCAATCTGAGTTCTTCACTAGGTTCAACTGAGTCTATGATTTTGGTTGAGAATTGTTCTGATTCTGCAAAAGTAGATGTAATTATTGGTTGA